From Syngnathus typhle isolate RoL2023-S1 ecotype Sweden linkage group LG13, RoL_Styp_1.0, whole genome shotgun sequence, a single genomic window includes:
- the dad1 gene encoding dolichyl-diphosphooligosaccharide--protein glycosyltransferase subunit DAD1: MSASVLSVISRFLEEYTSTTPNKLKVVDAYLLYIMLTGALQFLYCLLVGTFPFNSFLSGFISCVGSFILAVCLRIQINPHNKGDFLSISPERAFADFLFAHTVLHLVVMNFIG; encoded by the exons ATGTCGGCTTCAGTCTTATCAGTTATTTCTCGGTTTCTTGAAGAATATACCTCGACGACGCCCAATAAATTGAAAGTGGTGGATGCATATTTGTTGTACATCATGCTGACGGGAGCGCTGCAGTTTCTTTACTGTCTGCTCGTTGGAACATTCCCCTTCAACAGTTTTCTTTCTGGCTTCATCTCATGCGTTGGCTCTTTCATTCTCGCAG TGTGTCTTCGTATCCAGATCAACCCTCACAACAAAGGAGACTTCTTGTCCATCTCACCAGAGAGAGCCTTTGCTGACTTTCTGTTTGCCCACACTGTTCTGCATCTCGTTGTCATGAACTTCATTGGCTGA